In Plectropomus leopardus isolate mb unplaced genomic scaffold, YSFRI_Pleo_2.0 unplaced_scaffold22403, whole genome shotgun sequence, the genomic window GTCTCTGCGGGTCCGGGCTGCGGACCGTGTGACCCGGCTCAGTGCGCTCCTCTCCCGGCGGACGGCTGTCCCGCCGGTTCTCAGCTGGACTCCTGCGGCTGCTGCTCGGTGTGCGCCGCTGCGGAAGGAGAGCTGTGCGGCGGCCGCCGCGCGGCAGCGCGCCGCTGCGGCCCCGGACTGGAATGCATCAAAAGCAATGAGGACAAGAAGAGCAAGCTGGGCGTGTGCGCG contains:
- the LOC121965928 gene encoding insulin-like growth factor-binding protein 7, coding for MKSASVFLSLVPVLLLLSDRVSAGPGCGPCDPAQCAPLPADGCPAGSQLDSCGCCSVCAAAEGELCGGRRAAARRCGPGLECIKSNEDKKSKLGVCACKTNYEVCGTDGVTYRSGCALKSANLKAEREGKEPISIQNKGRCAS